One genomic window of Gossypium hirsutum isolate 1008001.06 chromosome D11, Gossypium_hirsutum_v2.1, whole genome shotgun sequence includes the following:
- the LOC107948926 gene encoding probable ADP-ribosylation factor GTPase-activating protein AGD14 isoform X4: MGSRKEEERNEKIIRGLMKLPPNRRCINCNSVGPQYVCTNFWTFVCMACSGIHREFTHRVKSVSMSKFISQEVEALQNGGNQRARDIYLKDWDMQKQRLPDSSNPNKIREFIKNVYVDRKYTSDKPPRDMQSLGNQEDNRRRPSSYHSYSESPPYDYQYEDRRYGKQVAATLSRKPGSDRGFYVRKASSFVYSPGRSSGHIFEDRFANEASAPRVSDYSVSSGGDTFKSGTGSPNFQKEVVFGSPNSQPQTDILSEDARHQTSNLFVDPNSKKDAAGISHPQRTKSLGSFGSIDKNSMSVKYSDIGLDVVSEPEQNVGSPHNKASSFSQSSVPVNYGGPDLFNACNTSASPPIYLFQFPATSPVPSENVFHPAASLMQHGNSYQPSPSIPSVDLFAGISEQPPAASFGGKLPESPVPKTEEWAMFYIPQHAASGPVTKNLSPAVRPSHGDLSMKFDQLQSLNTTMQCLRFENSSSLSSSVKCSQWQEGLHDGRSSTAANCTQEPLVAYNHSATTDLHLGVGVSESLDNDGFQTAIYGDGIAPPYVPMGENQLHVAGLKSTNPFDLPYDSELERSDMWCVATMVSSESSDPIYPRNTRWLSSIHVWSSTKFSIIECLNPRAHCFHRRKSFCIEFYWQRLHFSSFAVGDSFLVPKI; this comes from the exons ATGGGAagtagaaaagaagaagaaagaaacgaAAAGATAATAAGAGGTCTCATGAAGCTGCCTCCTAATCGTCGTTGCATTAACTGTAACAGCGTG GGTCCTCAGTATGTTTGCACAAACTTTTGGACTTTCGTTTGCATGGCTTGCAGTGGGATCCA TCGTGAGTTTACTCATCGTGTAAAGTCTGTATCAATGTCAAAGTTCATTTCACAAGAAGTTGAAGCTCTTCAGAATGGCGGTAATCAG CGTGCAAGAGATATATATCTCAAAGATTGGGATATGCAGAAGCAAAGATTACCAGACAGCAG CAATCCTAATAAAATCAGAGAGTTCATAAAGAATGTCTATGTGGACAGAAAATATACATCTGACAAGCCTCCTAGAGACATGCAG AGCCTTGGAAATCAGGAAGATAATAGAAGGCGCCCAAGTTCTTATCATTCTTATTCTGAAAGTCCACCTTATGACTATCAATATGAAGATCGGCGTTATGGAAAACAAGTTGCTGCCACGCTTTCTAGGAAGCCTGGTTCAGATAGAGGCTTCTATGTGAGGAAAGCTTCTAGTTTTGTATATAGTCCTGGCCGCTCAAGTGGTCACATTTTCGAGGACAGGTTTGCAAATGAGGCTTCTGCTCCTAGAGTGTCAGACTACTCTGTATCCAGTGGAGGTGATACTTTCAAATCTGGTACAGGGTCACCAAACTTTCAGAAGGAAGTTGTATTTGGCAGCCCAAATTCTCAACCTCAAACAGATATCTTAAGTGAAGATGCACGACATCAAACAAGTAATTTATTTGTGGACCCAAATTCTAAGAAAGATGCTGCAGGGATTTCGCACCCACAG AGAACTAAATCCTTGGGAAGTTTTGGGTCAATTGATAAAAATTCCATGTCTGTCAAGTACTCAGACATTGGACTGGATGTTGTCTCTGAGCCAGAACAAAATGTTGGTTCCCCTCATAATAAAGCATCTAGTTTTTCCCAATCATCTGTTCCTGTGAATTATGGTGGCCCGGATCTCTTTAATGCATGCAACACTTCTGCCTCTCCACCTATATATTTGTTTCAGTTCCCTGCAACCTCACCAGTTCCATCCGAGAATGTATTTCATCCTGCGGCTTCTTTGATGCAACATGGGAATTCATATCAACCTTCACCATCTATTCCATCTGTAGACCTATTTGCTGGGATTTCTGAGCAGCCCCCAGCTGCTAGTTTTGGCGGAAAATTGCCAGAGTCACCTGTACCTAAAACTGAAGAATGGGCAATGTTTTATATTCCTCAGCATGCAGCATCTGGTCCAGTAACCAAAAATCTTTCACCTGCTGTAAGGCCCAGTCATGGAGATTTGTCCATGAAGTTTGACCAATTGCAATCACTAAACACAACCATGCAGTGTCTGCGATTTGAAAATTCTagttctctttcttcttcagtaaAGTGTAGTCAATGGCAAGAGGGGTTGCATGATGGTCGATCCTCCACCGCTGCAAACTGCACTCAG GAACCACTAGTAGCATACAATCATTCGGCCACCACTGATCTACATTTGGGCGTAGGAGTTTCAGAG AGCCTTGATAATGATGGCTTCCAAACAGCTATATATGGGGATGGCATAGCACCACCATATGTGCCAATG GGAGAGAACCAATTGCATGTTGCTGGTCTCAAATCAACCAACCCATTTGATCTTCCTTATGATTCTGAACTGGAACGAAGTGATATG TGGTGTGTCGCAACCATGGTTTCCTCAGAATCCAGTGACCCCATATATCCCAGGAACACAAG GTGGCTTAGCAGTATTCATGTCTGGTCAAGCACCAAGTTCTCAATTATC GAATGTCTCAACCCAAGGGCCCATTGCTTCCATCGGAGGAAATCCTTTTGCATAGAATTCTACTGGCAAAGGTTGCATTTTAGTTCTTTTGCAGTTGGTGATAGTTTCTTGGTGCCAAAAATATAA
- the LOC107948926 gene encoding probable ADP-ribosylation factor GTPase-activating protein AGD14 isoform X1, with protein MGSRKEEERNEKIIRGLMKLPPNRRCINCNSVGPQYVCTNFWTFVCMACSGIHREFTHRVKSVSMSKFISQEVEALQNGGNQRARDIYLKDWDMQKQRLPDSSNPNKIREFIKNVYVDRKYTSDKPPRDMQSLGNQEDNRRRPSSYHSYSESPPYDYQYEDRRYGKQVAATLSRKPGSDRGFYVRKASSFVYSPGRSSGHIFEDRFANEASAPRVSDYSVSSGGDTFKSGTGSPNFQKEVVFGSPNSQPQTDILSEDARHQTSNLFVDPNSKKDAAGISHPQRTKSLGSFGSIDKNSMSVKYSDIGLDVVSEPEQNVGSPHNKASSFSQSSVPVNYGGPDLFNACNTSASPPIYLFQFPATSPVPSENVFHPAASLMQHGNSYQPSPSIPSVDLFAGISEQPPAASFGGKLPESPVPKTEEWAMFYIPQHAASGPVTKNLSPAVRPSHGDLSMKFDQLQSLNTTMQCLRFENSSSLSSSVKCSQWQEGLHDGRSSTAANCTQEPLVAYNHSATTDLHLGVGVSESLDNDGFQTAIYGDGIAPPYVPMVNPPLGENQLHVAGLKSTNPFDLPYDSELERSDMWCVATMVSSESSDPIYPRNTRWLSSIHVWSSTKFSIIECLNPRAHCFHRRKSFCIEFYWQRLHFSSFAVGDSFLVPKI; from the exons ATGGGAagtagaaaagaagaagaaagaaacgaAAAGATAATAAGAGGTCTCATGAAGCTGCCTCCTAATCGTCGTTGCATTAACTGTAACAGCGTG GGTCCTCAGTATGTTTGCACAAACTTTTGGACTTTCGTTTGCATGGCTTGCAGTGGGATCCA TCGTGAGTTTACTCATCGTGTAAAGTCTGTATCAATGTCAAAGTTCATTTCACAAGAAGTTGAAGCTCTTCAGAATGGCGGTAATCAG CGTGCAAGAGATATATATCTCAAAGATTGGGATATGCAGAAGCAAAGATTACCAGACAGCAG CAATCCTAATAAAATCAGAGAGTTCATAAAGAATGTCTATGTGGACAGAAAATATACATCTGACAAGCCTCCTAGAGACATGCAG AGCCTTGGAAATCAGGAAGATAATAGAAGGCGCCCAAGTTCTTATCATTCTTATTCTGAAAGTCCACCTTATGACTATCAATATGAAGATCGGCGTTATGGAAAACAAGTTGCTGCCACGCTTTCTAGGAAGCCTGGTTCAGATAGAGGCTTCTATGTGAGGAAAGCTTCTAGTTTTGTATATAGTCCTGGCCGCTCAAGTGGTCACATTTTCGAGGACAGGTTTGCAAATGAGGCTTCTGCTCCTAGAGTGTCAGACTACTCTGTATCCAGTGGAGGTGATACTTTCAAATCTGGTACAGGGTCACCAAACTTTCAGAAGGAAGTTGTATTTGGCAGCCCAAATTCTCAACCTCAAACAGATATCTTAAGTGAAGATGCACGACATCAAACAAGTAATTTATTTGTGGACCCAAATTCTAAGAAAGATGCTGCAGGGATTTCGCACCCACAG AGAACTAAATCCTTGGGAAGTTTTGGGTCAATTGATAAAAATTCCATGTCTGTCAAGTACTCAGACATTGGACTGGATGTTGTCTCTGAGCCAGAACAAAATGTTGGTTCCCCTCATAATAAAGCATCTAGTTTTTCCCAATCATCTGTTCCTGTGAATTATGGTGGCCCGGATCTCTTTAATGCATGCAACACTTCTGCCTCTCCACCTATATATTTGTTTCAGTTCCCTGCAACCTCACCAGTTCCATCCGAGAATGTATTTCATCCTGCGGCTTCTTTGATGCAACATGGGAATTCATATCAACCTTCACCATCTATTCCATCTGTAGACCTATTTGCTGGGATTTCTGAGCAGCCCCCAGCTGCTAGTTTTGGCGGAAAATTGCCAGAGTCACCTGTACCTAAAACTGAAGAATGGGCAATGTTTTATATTCCTCAGCATGCAGCATCTGGTCCAGTAACCAAAAATCTTTCACCTGCTGTAAGGCCCAGTCATGGAGATTTGTCCATGAAGTTTGACCAATTGCAATCACTAAACACAACCATGCAGTGTCTGCGATTTGAAAATTCTagttctctttcttcttcagtaaAGTGTAGTCAATGGCAAGAGGGGTTGCATGATGGTCGATCCTCCACCGCTGCAAACTGCACTCAG GAACCACTAGTAGCATACAATCATTCGGCCACCACTGATCTACATTTGGGCGTAGGAGTTTCAGAG AGCCTTGATAATGATGGCTTCCAAACAGCTATATATGGGGATGGCATAGCACCACCATATGTGCCAATGGTGAATCCACCTTTG GGAGAGAACCAATTGCATGTTGCTGGTCTCAAATCAACCAACCCATTTGATCTTCCTTATGATTCTGAACTGGAACGAAGTGATATG TGGTGTGTCGCAACCATGGTTTCCTCAGAATCCAGTGACCCCATATATCCCAGGAACACAAG GTGGCTTAGCAGTATTCATGTCTGGTCAAGCACCAAGTTCTCAATTATC GAATGTCTCAACCCAAGGGCCCATTGCTTCCATCGGAGGAAATCCTTTTGCATAGAATTCTACTGGCAAAGGTTGCATTTTAGTTCTTTTGCAGTTGGTGATAGTTTCTTGGTGCCAAAAATATAA
- the LOC107948926 gene encoding probable ADP-ribosylation factor GTPase-activating protein AGD14 isoform X3: MGSRKEEERNEKIIRGLMKLPPNRRCINCNSVGPQYVCTNFWTFVCMACSGIHREFTHRVKSVSMSKFISQEVEALQNGGNQRARDIYLKDWDMQKQRLPDSSNPNKIREFIKNVYVDRKYTSDKPPRDMQSLGNQEDNRRRPSSYHSYSESPPYDYQYEDRRYGKQVAATLSRKPGSDRGFYVRKASSFVYSPGRSSGHIFEDRFANEASAPRVSDYSVSSGGDTFKSGTGSPNFQKEVVFGSPNSQPQTDILSEDARHQTSNLFVDPNSKKDAAGISHPQRTKSLGSFGSIDKNSMSVKYSDIGLDVVSEPEQNVGSPHNKASSFSQSSVPVNYGGPDLFNACNTSASPPIYLFQFPATSPVPSENVFHPAASLMQHGNSYQPSPSIPSVDLFAGISEQPPAASFGGKLPESPVPKTEEWAMFYIPQHAASGPVTKNLSPAVRPSHGDLSMKFDQLQSLNTTMQCLRFENSSSLSSSVKCSQWQEGLHDGRSSTAANCTQEPLVAYNHSATTDLHLGVGVSESLDNDGFQTAIYGDGIAPPYVPMVNPPLGENQLHVAGLKSTNPFDLPYDSELERSDMWCVATMVSSESSDPIYPRNTRWLSSIHVWSSTKFSIITISATSYLLKRGMSQPKGPLLPSEEILLHRILLAKVAF, from the exons ATGGGAagtagaaaagaagaagaaagaaacgaAAAGATAATAAGAGGTCTCATGAAGCTGCCTCCTAATCGTCGTTGCATTAACTGTAACAGCGTG GGTCCTCAGTATGTTTGCACAAACTTTTGGACTTTCGTTTGCATGGCTTGCAGTGGGATCCA TCGTGAGTTTACTCATCGTGTAAAGTCTGTATCAATGTCAAAGTTCATTTCACAAGAAGTTGAAGCTCTTCAGAATGGCGGTAATCAG CGTGCAAGAGATATATATCTCAAAGATTGGGATATGCAGAAGCAAAGATTACCAGACAGCAG CAATCCTAATAAAATCAGAGAGTTCATAAAGAATGTCTATGTGGACAGAAAATATACATCTGACAAGCCTCCTAGAGACATGCAG AGCCTTGGAAATCAGGAAGATAATAGAAGGCGCCCAAGTTCTTATCATTCTTATTCTGAAAGTCCACCTTATGACTATCAATATGAAGATCGGCGTTATGGAAAACAAGTTGCTGCCACGCTTTCTAGGAAGCCTGGTTCAGATAGAGGCTTCTATGTGAGGAAAGCTTCTAGTTTTGTATATAGTCCTGGCCGCTCAAGTGGTCACATTTTCGAGGACAGGTTTGCAAATGAGGCTTCTGCTCCTAGAGTGTCAGACTACTCTGTATCCAGTGGAGGTGATACTTTCAAATCTGGTACAGGGTCACCAAACTTTCAGAAGGAAGTTGTATTTGGCAGCCCAAATTCTCAACCTCAAACAGATATCTTAAGTGAAGATGCACGACATCAAACAAGTAATTTATTTGTGGACCCAAATTCTAAGAAAGATGCTGCAGGGATTTCGCACCCACAG AGAACTAAATCCTTGGGAAGTTTTGGGTCAATTGATAAAAATTCCATGTCTGTCAAGTACTCAGACATTGGACTGGATGTTGTCTCTGAGCCAGAACAAAATGTTGGTTCCCCTCATAATAAAGCATCTAGTTTTTCCCAATCATCTGTTCCTGTGAATTATGGTGGCCCGGATCTCTTTAATGCATGCAACACTTCTGCCTCTCCACCTATATATTTGTTTCAGTTCCCTGCAACCTCACCAGTTCCATCCGAGAATGTATTTCATCCTGCGGCTTCTTTGATGCAACATGGGAATTCATATCAACCTTCACCATCTATTCCATCTGTAGACCTATTTGCTGGGATTTCTGAGCAGCCCCCAGCTGCTAGTTTTGGCGGAAAATTGCCAGAGTCACCTGTACCTAAAACTGAAGAATGGGCAATGTTTTATATTCCTCAGCATGCAGCATCTGGTCCAGTAACCAAAAATCTTTCACCTGCTGTAAGGCCCAGTCATGGAGATTTGTCCATGAAGTTTGACCAATTGCAATCACTAAACACAACCATGCAGTGTCTGCGATTTGAAAATTCTagttctctttcttcttcagtaaAGTGTAGTCAATGGCAAGAGGGGTTGCATGATGGTCGATCCTCCACCGCTGCAAACTGCACTCAG GAACCACTAGTAGCATACAATCATTCGGCCACCACTGATCTACATTTGGGCGTAGGAGTTTCAGAG AGCCTTGATAATGATGGCTTCCAAACAGCTATATATGGGGATGGCATAGCACCACCATATGTGCCAATGGTGAATCCACCTTTG GGAGAGAACCAATTGCATGTTGCTGGTCTCAAATCAACCAACCCATTTGATCTTCCTTATGATTCTGAACTGGAACGAAGTGATATG TGGTGTGTCGCAACCATGGTTTCCTCAGAATCCAGTGACCCCATATATCCCAGGAACACAAG GTGGCTTAGCAGTATTCATGTCTGGTCAAGCACCAAGTTCTCAATTATC ACCATATCAGCAACCTCATATTTATTGAAAAGAG GAATGTCTCAACCCAAGGGCCCATTGCTTCCATCGGAGGAAATCCTTTTGCATAGAATTCTACTGGCAAAGGTTGCATTTTAG
- the LOC107948926 gene encoding probable ADP-ribosylation factor GTPase-activating protein AGD14 isoform X5, translated as MGSRKEEERNEKIIRGLMKLPPNRRCINCNSVGPQYVCTNFWTFVCMACSGIHREFTHRVKSVSMSKFISQEVEALQNGGNQRARDIYLKDWDMQKQRLPDSSNPNKIREFIKNVYVDRKYTSDKPPRDMQSLGNQEDNRRRPSSYHSYSESPPYDYQYEDRRYGKQVAATLSRKPGSDRGFYVRKASSFVYSPGRSSGHIFEDRFANEASAPRVSDYSVSSGGDTFKSGTGSPNFQKEVVFGSPNSQPQTDILSEDARHQTSNLFVDPNSKKDAAGISHPQRTKSLGSFGSIDKNSMSVKYSDIGLDVVSEPEQNVGSPHNKASSFSQSSVPVNYGGPDLFNACNTSASPPIYLFQFPATSPVPSENVFHPAASLMQHGNSYQPSPSIPSVDLFAGISEQPPAASFGGKLPESPVPKTEEWAMFYIPQHAASGPVTKNLSPAVRPSHGDLSMKFDQLQSLNTTMQCLRFENSSSLSSSVKCSQWQEGLHDGRSSTAANCTQEPLVAYNHSATTDLHLGVGVSESLDNDGFQTAIYGDGIAPPYVPMGENQLHVAGLKSTNPFDLPYDSELERSDMFLDMSSLQTALPNAQLSSTFLSGVSQPWFPQNPVTPYIPGTQGGLAVFMSGQAPSSQLSNVSTQGPIASIGGNPFA; from the exons ATGGGAagtagaaaagaagaagaaagaaacgaAAAGATAATAAGAGGTCTCATGAAGCTGCCTCCTAATCGTCGTTGCATTAACTGTAACAGCGTG GGTCCTCAGTATGTTTGCACAAACTTTTGGACTTTCGTTTGCATGGCTTGCAGTGGGATCCA TCGTGAGTTTACTCATCGTGTAAAGTCTGTATCAATGTCAAAGTTCATTTCACAAGAAGTTGAAGCTCTTCAGAATGGCGGTAATCAG CGTGCAAGAGATATATATCTCAAAGATTGGGATATGCAGAAGCAAAGATTACCAGACAGCAG CAATCCTAATAAAATCAGAGAGTTCATAAAGAATGTCTATGTGGACAGAAAATATACATCTGACAAGCCTCCTAGAGACATGCAG AGCCTTGGAAATCAGGAAGATAATAGAAGGCGCCCAAGTTCTTATCATTCTTATTCTGAAAGTCCACCTTATGACTATCAATATGAAGATCGGCGTTATGGAAAACAAGTTGCTGCCACGCTTTCTAGGAAGCCTGGTTCAGATAGAGGCTTCTATGTGAGGAAAGCTTCTAGTTTTGTATATAGTCCTGGCCGCTCAAGTGGTCACATTTTCGAGGACAGGTTTGCAAATGAGGCTTCTGCTCCTAGAGTGTCAGACTACTCTGTATCCAGTGGAGGTGATACTTTCAAATCTGGTACAGGGTCACCAAACTTTCAGAAGGAAGTTGTATTTGGCAGCCCAAATTCTCAACCTCAAACAGATATCTTAAGTGAAGATGCACGACATCAAACAAGTAATTTATTTGTGGACCCAAATTCTAAGAAAGATGCTGCAGGGATTTCGCACCCACAG AGAACTAAATCCTTGGGAAGTTTTGGGTCAATTGATAAAAATTCCATGTCTGTCAAGTACTCAGACATTGGACTGGATGTTGTCTCTGAGCCAGAACAAAATGTTGGTTCCCCTCATAATAAAGCATCTAGTTTTTCCCAATCATCTGTTCCTGTGAATTATGGTGGCCCGGATCTCTTTAATGCATGCAACACTTCTGCCTCTCCACCTATATATTTGTTTCAGTTCCCTGCAACCTCACCAGTTCCATCCGAGAATGTATTTCATCCTGCGGCTTCTTTGATGCAACATGGGAATTCATATCAACCTTCACCATCTATTCCATCTGTAGACCTATTTGCTGGGATTTCTGAGCAGCCCCCAGCTGCTAGTTTTGGCGGAAAATTGCCAGAGTCACCTGTACCTAAAACTGAAGAATGGGCAATGTTTTATATTCCTCAGCATGCAGCATCTGGTCCAGTAACCAAAAATCTTTCACCTGCTGTAAGGCCCAGTCATGGAGATTTGTCCATGAAGTTTGACCAATTGCAATCACTAAACACAACCATGCAGTGTCTGCGATTTGAAAATTCTagttctctttcttcttcagtaaAGTGTAGTCAATGGCAAGAGGGGTTGCATGATGGTCGATCCTCCACCGCTGCAAACTGCACTCAG GAACCACTAGTAGCATACAATCATTCGGCCACCACTGATCTACATTTGGGCGTAGGAGTTTCAGAG AGCCTTGATAATGATGGCTTCCAAACAGCTATATATGGGGATGGCATAGCACCACCATATGTGCCAATG GGAGAGAACCAATTGCATGTTGCTGGTCTCAAATCAACCAACCCATTTGATCTTCCTTATGATTCTGAACTGGAACGAAGTGATATG TTTTTGGATATGAGTTCATTGCAAACTGCACTTCCTAATGCTCAGTTGTCATCTACCTTTCTCAGTGGTGTGTCGCAACCATGGTTTCCTCAGAATCCAGTGACCCCATATATCCCAGGAACACAAG GTGGCTTAGCAGTATTCATGTCTGGTCAAGCACCAAGTTCTCAATTATC GAATGTCTCAACCCAAGGGCCCATTGCTTCCATCGGAGGAAATCCTTTTGCATAG
- the LOC107948926 gene encoding probable ADP-ribosylation factor GTPase-activating protein AGD14 isoform X2 yields the protein MGSRKEEERNEKIIRGLMKLPPNRRCINCNSVGPQYVCTNFWTFVCMACSGIHREFTHRVKSVSMSKFISQEVEALQNGGNQRARDIYLKDWDMQKQRLPDSSNPNKIREFIKNVYVDRKYTSDKPPRDMQSLGNQEDNRRRPSSYHSYSESPPYDYQYEDRRYGKQVAATLSRKPGSDRGFYVRKASSFVYSPGRSSGHIFEDRFANEASAPRVSDYSVSSGGDTFKSGTGSPNFQKEVVFGSPNSQPQTDILSEDARHQTSNLFVDPNSKKDAAGISHPQRTKSLGSFGSIDKNSMSVKYSDIGLDVVSEPEQNVGSPHNKASSFSQSSVPVNYGGPDLFNACNTSASPPIYLFQFPATSPVPSENVFHPAASLMQHGNSYQPSPSIPSVDLFAGISEQPPAASFGGKLPESPVPKTEEWAMFYIPQHAASGPVTKNLSPAVRPSHGDLSMKFDQLQSLNTTMQCLRFENSSSLSSSVKCSQWQEGLHDGRSSTAANCTQEPLVAYNHSATTDLHLGVGVSESLDNDGFQTAIYGDGIAPPYVPMVNPPLGENQLHVAGLKSTNPFDLPYDSELERSDMFLDMSSLQTALPNAQLSSTFLSGVSQPWFPQNPVTPYIPGTQGGLAVFMSGQAPSSQLSNVSTQGPIASIGGNPFA from the exons ATGGGAagtagaaaagaagaagaaagaaacgaAAAGATAATAAGAGGTCTCATGAAGCTGCCTCCTAATCGTCGTTGCATTAACTGTAACAGCGTG GGTCCTCAGTATGTTTGCACAAACTTTTGGACTTTCGTTTGCATGGCTTGCAGTGGGATCCA TCGTGAGTTTACTCATCGTGTAAAGTCTGTATCAATGTCAAAGTTCATTTCACAAGAAGTTGAAGCTCTTCAGAATGGCGGTAATCAG CGTGCAAGAGATATATATCTCAAAGATTGGGATATGCAGAAGCAAAGATTACCAGACAGCAG CAATCCTAATAAAATCAGAGAGTTCATAAAGAATGTCTATGTGGACAGAAAATATACATCTGACAAGCCTCCTAGAGACATGCAG AGCCTTGGAAATCAGGAAGATAATAGAAGGCGCCCAAGTTCTTATCATTCTTATTCTGAAAGTCCACCTTATGACTATCAATATGAAGATCGGCGTTATGGAAAACAAGTTGCTGCCACGCTTTCTAGGAAGCCTGGTTCAGATAGAGGCTTCTATGTGAGGAAAGCTTCTAGTTTTGTATATAGTCCTGGCCGCTCAAGTGGTCACATTTTCGAGGACAGGTTTGCAAATGAGGCTTCTGCTCCTAGAGTGTCAGACTACTCTGTATCCAGTGGAGGTGATACTTTCAAATCTGGTACAGGGTCACCAAACTTTCAGAAGGAAGTTGTATTTGGCAGCCCAAATTCTCAACCTCAAACAGATATCTTAAGTGAAGATGCACGACATCAAACAAGTAATTTATTTGTGGACCCAAATTCTAAGAAAGATGCTGCAGGGATTTCGCACCCACAG AGAACTAAATCCTTGGGAAGTTTTGGGTCAATTGATAAAAATTCCATGTCTGTCAAGTACTCAGACATTGGACTGGATGTTGTCTCTGAGCCAGAACAAAATGTTGGTTCCCCTCATAATAAAGCATCTAGTTTTTCCCAATCATCTGTTCCTGTGAATTATGGTGGCCCGGATCTCTTTAATGCATGCAACACTTCTGCCTCTCCACCTATATATTTGTTTCAGTTCCCTGCAACCTCACCAGTTCCATCCGAGAATGTATTTCATCCTGCGGCTTCTTTGATGCAACATGGGAATTCATATCAACCTTCACCATCTATTCCATCTGTAGACCTATTTGCTGGGATTTCTGAGCAGCCCCCAGCTGCTAGTTTTGGCGGAAAATTGCCAGAGTCACCTGTACCTAAAACTGAAGAATGGGCAATGTTTTATATTCCTCAGCATGCAGCATCTGGTCCAGTAACCAAAAATCTTTCACCTGCTGTAAGGCCCAGTCATGGAGATTTGTCCATGAAGTTTGACCAATTGCAATCACTAAACACAACCATGCAGTGTCTGCGATTTGAAAATTCTagttctctttcttcttcagtaaAGTGTAGTCAATGGCAAGAGGGGTTGCATGATGGTCGATCCTCCACCGCTGCAAACTGCACTCAG GAACCACTAGTAGCATACAATCATTCGGCCACCACTGATCTACATTTGGGCGTAGGAGTTTCAGAG AGCCTTGATAATGATGGCTTCCAAACAGCTATATATGGGGATGGCATAGCACCACCATATGTGCCAATGGTGAATCCACCTTTG GGAGAGAACCAATTGCATGTTGCTGGTCTCAAATCAACCAACCCATTTGATCTTCCTTATGATTCTGAACTGGAACGAAGTGATATG TTTTTGGATATGAGTTCATTGCAAACTGCACTTCCTAATGCTCAGTTGTCATCTACCTTTCTCAGTGGTGTGTCGCAACCATGGTTTCCTCAGAATCCAGTGACCCCATATATCCCAGGAACACAAG GTGGCTTAGCAGTATTCATGTCTGGTCAAGCACCAAGTTCTCAATTATC GAATGTCTCAACCCAAGGGCCCATTGCTTCCATCGGAGGAAATCCTTTTGCATAG